A window of Prolixibacter sp. SD074 contains these coding sequences:
- the rsgA gene encoding ribosome small subunit-dependent GTPase A codes for MEKGLVIRSTGSWYSVKTETGKVIDCRIKSKFRMKGIRTTNPVAVGDKVKYTVEENASHNIPGVITEIEERRNYIIRKASNLSKESQIIAANIDQAFLIITIKDPATLPGFIDRFLVTTEAYRIPASLVINKLDIYNEKDYQKLEEYLWTYEEIGYKCYQVSAEKNFNIDALREVMRGKINVLSGHSGVGKSSIINRLDPELDLKTAQISDYHRQGKHTTTFSEMFEMPGGGYLIDTPGIRGFGVIDMEKEEISHFFPEIFKLLKECRYHNCTHIHEPGCAVKAALEAGEIPVTRYESYLSMVLGEDSKHRPDIWK; via the coding sequence TTGGAAAAAGGATTGGTCATACGTTCAACAGGCAGCTGGTATTCAGTGAAAACGGAAACCGGGAAGGTTATTGACTGCCGGATCAAAAGTAAGTTCCGCATGAAAGGAATACGTACCACCAACCCGGTGGCTGTTGGCGACAAGGTCAAATATACGGTTGAAGAGAATGCATCGCACAACATACCCGGCGTTATCACTGAGATCGAGGAACGAAGAAATTACATCATCCGGAAAGCCTCCAATCTTTCGAAAGAAAGCCAGATTATTGCCGCCAACATCGACCAGGCCTTTCTGATTATTACCATTAAAGATCCGGCGACCCTACCGGGATTTATCGACCGCTTCCTGGTAACAACGGAAGCATACCGCATTCCGGCCAGCCTGGTCATTAACAAACTCGACATCTATAATGAAAAAGATTACCAGAAACTGGAAGAGTATCTCTGGACCTACGAGGAAATCGGGTATAAATGCTACCAGGTATCGGCCGAGAAGAATTTCAATATCGATGCGCTCCGCGAGGTTATGCGGGGAAAAATCAACGTTTTGTCCGGGCACTCCGGTGTGGGAAAATCAAGCATCATTAACCGCCTCGATCCGGAACTGGATTTGAAGACCGCGCAAATTTCCGATTATCACCGGCAGGGAAAACACACCACTACTTTTTCAGAAATGTTTGAAATGCCTGGAGGCGGTTACCTGATCGATACACCCGGAATTCGCGGTTTTGGAGTAATTGATATGGAAAAGGAGGAGATTTCCCATTTCTTTCCCGAAATTTTCAAGTTGCTGAAAGAGTGTCGTTACCATAACTGCACACACATCCATGAACCCGGTTGTGCCGTGAAGGCCGCCCTAGAAGCCGGAGAAATCCCGGTAACACGCTATGAATCTTATCTTTCAATGGTGTTAGGCGAAGACTCCAAGCACCGGCCCGACATCTGGAAATAA
- a CDS encoding S41 family peptidase, whose product MKKRRLRKTGMASLLVLVLAFSFWGFNRDQKNFQIAKNLDIYYTLFRELNLFYVDDIDPGKLVKESIDDMLASLDPYTVYIPESEMEDFNFMTTGEYAGIGALISKHGDSIVVAQPYKGFPAQKNGLKAGDIFLEIDGKKTSDMKVSDVSELLKGPANKPIRLKMQRPGQKKPYEVNIVREKIQIDPVPYYGMLDDSTGYIRLSSFTANCGDDVKKALLDLRNNQGAKQLVFDLRGNPGGLLVEAVKIANLFVNQGQEIVSTRGKVAQWDKTYRATEEPVDTIMPMVILVNRGSASAAEIVTGSMQDLDRAVIMGTRTFGKGLVQTTRDLSYNSKLKVTTAKYYIPSGRCIQALDYAHRNPDGSVGTIPDSLIAKFSTKDGRTVFDGGGISPDVKMEQETLSNMVVQLVQKFMIFDFATQFANSHPTIAPAGEFKITDDIYNNFKEFVKSHHFTYESKSEQALQDLVETAKKEKYYDGTVDAFKTLHADLSHNIDQDMNRFGTDIKGLLRDEIVSRYYYQGGAIQSSMDDDQDIEAAVKLLHNPAKYKALLAPDNVISVMK is encoded by the coding sequence ATGAAAAAAAGACGACTTCGGAAAACGGGCATGGCGTCCTTACTAGTATTGGTTTTGGCCTTTTCCTTCTGGGGGTTTAATCGCGATCAGAAGAATTTTCAGATTGCGAAAAACCTGGACATCTATTACACCCTGTTCAGGGAACTGAACCTCTTCTATGTGGACGATATTGACCCAGGGAAATTGGTGAAAGAGAGCATTGACGACATGCTTGCCTCACTTGATCCGTATACAGTTTACATCCCGGAATCGGAGATGGAAGACTTTAATTTTATGACAACCGGAGAGTATGCCGGTATCGGGGCGCTTATCAGCAAGCATGGTGATAGCATTGTGGTAGCGCAACCGTATAAAGGTTTTCCGGCTCAGAAAAACGGTTTAAAAGCCGGTGATATTTTCCTGGAAATTGACGGTAAAAAGACTTCAGATATGAAGGTATCGGATGTTTCGGAATTACTGAAAGGGCCGGCCAATAAGCCGATTCGTTTGAAAATGCAACGTCCCGGACAGAAGAAACCTTATGAGGTAAATATTGTTCGGGAAAAAATTCAGATCGATCCGGTGCCCTATTACGGAATGTTGGATGACAGCACCGGCTACATCCGCCTTTCGAGCTTCACTGCCAATTGTGGCGACGATGTGAAGAAAGCATTGCTCGACCTTCGTAATAATCAAGGCGCCAAACAATTGGTATTCGACTTGCGTGGAAACCCTGGTGGTTTGTTGGTGGAGGCCGTGAAAATTGCCAATCTGTTTGTTAACCAGGGACAGGAAATTGTCAGTACCCGCGGAAAAGTTGCGCAGTGGGACAAAACTTATCGCGCAACGGAAGAACCGGTGGATACCATTATGCCAATGGTTATTTTGGTTAACAGGGGATCTGCTTCTGCAGCCGAAATTGTGACCGGATCGATGCAGGATTTGGACCGGGCTGTTATTATGGGAACAAGAACTTTCGGAAAAGGACTGGTCCAAACGACCCGCGATTTAAGTTATAATTCAAAGCTGAAAGTAACGACGGCGAAGTATTACATTCCCAGTGGTCGATGTATCCAGGCACTTGATTATGCACATCGGAATCCTGACGGAAGCGTGGGGACGATTCCCGATTCGCTGATTGCCAAATTCAGTACAAAAGACGGTCGTACCGTATTCGACGGTGGAGGTATTTCACCTGACGTGAAAATGGAGCAGGAAACCCTGAGCAACATGGTGGTACAGTTGGTTCAGAAGTTTATGATATTTGATTTTGCTACGCAGTTTGCCAACTCTCATCCAACTATTGCACCAGCAGGTGAGTTTAAAATAACGGATGATATTTACAATAATTTCAAAGAGTTTGTCAAGAGTCATCACTTTACCTATGAGTCGAAAAGTGAACAGGCCCTGCAGGATTTGGTTGAAACGGCAAAGAAAGAGAAATACTATGACGGAACGGTGGATGCTTTTAAAACGCTTCATGCTGACTTGTCTCACAATATTGATCAGGACATGAATCGTTTCGGCACCGATATCAAAGGTTTACTGCGTGATGAGATTGTATCGCGTTACTATTATCAGGGCGGTGCTATTCAGTCTTCGATGGATGATGACCAGGATATTGAAGCAGCGGTCAAACTTTTACACAATCCTGCTAAGTACAAAGCACTACTGGCGCCGGATAATGTGATTAGCGTAATGAAATAA
- a CDS encoding NAD(P)-dependent oxidoreductase: MSFILKRKRFQWKTSKNDRHRLDALLEKPLNATYVSMDELLEHSDVISVNTPLTEETRHLLSEKEMQKMKNGVFVVNTARGPVIDEKMLVKYLQNGKIFPS, translated from the coding sequence ATGTCATTTATCCTGAAAAGGAAGCGTTTTCAATGGAAGACATCGAAGAACGATCGCCACCGTCTGGATGCTTTGCTGGAAAAACCGCTCAATGCTACTTACGTCTCAATGGACGAATTACTGGAGCACTCAGATGTGATTTCGGTGAACACGCCATTAACCGAAGAAACCCGTCATCTTTTAAGCGAAAAAGAGATGCAAAAAATGAAGAACGGCGTTTTCGTGGTGAATACCGCGAGAGGGCCCGTGATCGACGAAAAAATGCTGGTCAAATACCTTCAGAACGGAAAGATATTTCCATCGTAA
- a CDS encoding response regulator, producing MQNLKDPLIFVVEDNQVYNKLVVSYLRSKKFNRVESYTSGEDCLNALDKKPDIIIQDYLLEGMNGSDVLKAAKKVHPEIEFIFLSGQDSIDVAINTMKYGAYDYIVKDQLALKKIVNKITKIISVQQLVKSNKRYKMGVTLFFVALVVIIILILSLTIFFPTEFEW from the coding sequence ATGCAAAATCTTAAGGATCCCTTAATCTTCGTTGTTGAAGACAATCAGGTTTACAACAAACTGGTCGTTAGCTATCTTCGCTCAAAAAAATTCAACCGGGTAGAAAGTTATACCAGTGGTGAAGATTGTCTGAACGCCCTGGATAAAAAACCCGATATCATTATTCAGGACTACTTGCTGGAGGGAATGAACGGAAGTGATGTGCTAAAAGCCGCAAAAAAAGTGCATCCCGAAATAGAATTCATTTTCCTATCGGGACAGGACAGCATTGATGTCGCTATTAATACCATGAAATACGGTGCCTACGATTATATCGTGAAAGACCAGCTGGCACTGAAAAAAATCGTTAACAAGATCACCAAAATTATCTCGGTACAACAACTAGTTAAGAGTAACAAACGCTACAAAATGGGCGTAACGCTCTTTTTTGTTGCGCTGGTGGTCATTATCATACTCATTTTAAGCCTTACCATATTCTTCCCAACGGAATTTGAGTGGTAA
- a CDS encoding YwbE family protein, whose amino-acid sequence MNGKKRSDIRPGLHVSIVLKKDQRSGKRTEGVVKDILTNSPTHPHGIKVRLTSGDVGRVQEIPEN is encoded by the coding sequence ATGAATGGTAAAAAACGTTCAGACATCAGGCCTGGGTTGCATGTCTCCATTGTTCTGAAAAAAGATCAGCGAAGCGGGAAACGGACCGAAGGAGTTGTGAAGGATATTCTGACCAATTCGCCCACGCACCCTCACGGTATTAAAGTGCGGTTAACATCGGGAGATGTAGGTCGCGTTCAGGAAATTCCGGAGAATTAA
- a CDS encoding type III pantothenate kinase, with the protein MLLAIDIGNSNIVFGVHDSEKWVNEWRILTVADKTADEYEVIFRSLLTNLVDYVEKVDRIVVSSVVPQLLRAFTEMLDSLFDIKPLIVGPEIYPMLPLKALNPYEIGTDLIANSMAAYKRFGSLCTVVDFGTALTLTTISDDGEILGVSIAPGLKTAIKSLTGNTAQLPSVHLTPPPSVLGENTVHALQSGIVLGYSGLVDHLIDLIRNELGKFPEVIATGGLASVLSPISKSIRIVDQQLTLEGLRLISDVVEVD; encoded by the coding sequence ATGCTGCTCGCAATCGATATCGGTAACTCGAACATCGTTTTTGGTGTTCACGATAGTGAAAAATGGGTCAATGAATGGCGTATTTTAACGGTAGCCGATAAAACCGCTGACGAATACGAAGTCATTTTCCGTTCGTTGTTGACAAACTTAGTCGATTACGTTGAAAAAGTTGACCGGATTGTGGTTAGTAGCGTGGTCCCACAGCTTTTACGGGCCTTTACCGAGATGTTGGATTCTTTGTTCGACATTAAGCCGTTGATTGTGGGACCGGAAATTTATCCAATGCTTCCGCTGAAGGCGCTTAACCCGTATGAAATCGGGACCGATTTGATTGCCAACTCAATGGCGGCTTATAAGCGGTTTGGTTCGTTGTGCACCGTTGTCGATTTTGGAACGGCCCTGACACTGACCACGATTTCGGATGACGGGGAAATATTGGGTGTTTCCATCGCTCCGGGATTGAAGACAGCTATTAAATCGTTAACCGGAAATACAGCCCAGTTGCCTTCCGTGCATTTAACTCCGCCGCCTTCGGTACTCGGAGAAAATACGGTCCATGCGCTGCAATCAGGAATTGTGTTGGGCTACTCCGGGTTAGTCGATCATCTGATTGATTTAATCCGAAATGAGCTGGGGAAATTTCCCGAAGTGATTGCTACCGGCGGGCTGGCCAGTGTGCTGTCTCCCATTTCGAAATCCATTCGCATAGTCGATCAACAACTTACGCTTGAAGGTTTGCGCCTGATTAGTGATGTTGTGGAAGTAGATTAA
- a CDS encoding lipopolysaccharide assembly protein LapB — MNDQEITQKFNEICQLLASRKLKPAFDLLEQLINETGAGDFRDEYHNLEQTYKYMLQYTVEGINDPERQKVYRHMLVSTFELADKVTENLRVRFSNLLPYQKKRGFAELYLENLSQTLQEIDEFHVHCELQSLIDESISAQPGKENPVRAHMEKLNYVFYHFWFRDLLNDDEMSFARDFLSGESIPVHEKALLVTAITFSLARYFDEQKFNLLFEAYNTSDELVRQRALVGLMILLYQYDLRLPFFSQITGRLAILNEDPEFKRLFEKVILQFIRSKETEKLQRRLQDEILPEMMRLSPNLRNKLSMDNLIGEGMMDDKNPDWQDILSDSPGLMDKMEELSELQMEGADVFMGSFSMLKNFPFFSEFVNWFVPFFPQHPEISSITGDKSDEATNTFMEAIVKSPMLCNSDKYSFCLSLQNIPNEYKKMMSGSLKAEMDQMEELKQDELAISPNKAAEVASNQYIQDLYRFFKLHPNHTDFEDVFSWRLDFHNKNTFRPLLQENLGILRNMAEFYFAKNYFNEASEIYLMLLQENEDGELLQKLAFCYQKTGDYREALSYYLKADLFDVNKIWNHKKIALCYRNLKEPEKALEYYKQAEILEPNNLSTHISIGHCYMELKKYEDALKYYFKVEYLSPGNKNVWRPIAWSSLLVGKLEQSENYYRKLTEGSPNKYDLMNMGHVQWCLGNRKEALEWYRKSIRDKENSEAEFMDAFEEDLEHLLRQGVDQEDVPIMLDQLRYSLES, encoded by the coding sequence ATGAACGATCAGGAAATAACGCAAAAGTTCAACGAAATTTGTCAATTACTTGCTTCGCGTAAGCTAAAACCCGCATTCGATCTGCTTGAACAGTTGATTAATGAAACCGGGGCGGGTGATTTTCGCGATGAATACCACAACCTCGAACAGACATACAAATATATGCTGCAGTATACCGTCGAAGGAATCAATGATCCCGAAAGGCAGAAAGTGTACCGGCATATGCTGGTTTCGACTTTCGAGCTGGCCGATAAGGTGACGGAAAACCTGAGAGTGCGTTTTTCGAACCTGCTTCCATACCAAAAGAAAAGAGGCTTTGCAGAGCTATATCTCGAGAATCTTTCCCAAACGCTTCAGGAAATTGACGAGTTCCACGTGCATTGCGAGCTGCAGTCATTGATTGATGAATCGATTTCGGCACAACCAGGAAAAGAAAATCCGGTAAGGGCCCATATGGAAAAACTGAATTACGTTTTTTACCATTTCTGGTTCCGGGATTTACTAAACGACGATGAAATGAGCTTTGCCCGGGATTTCCTTTCCGGCGAAAGTATTCCGGTTCACGAAAAAGCCCTCCTCGTTACTGCCATTACCTTTAGTTTAGCCCGCTATTTCGACGAGCAGAAATTCAATTTGCTGTTCGAAGCATACAATACCAGCGATGAATTAGTCAGGCAGCGGGCCCTGGTTGGCCTGATGATATTGTTATATCAGTACGATTTACGGCTCCCATTCTTCTCCCAGATTACCGGACGGCTGGCCATACTGAACGAAGATCCGGAATTCAAACGGCTGTTTGAAAAAGTGATCCTTCAGTTTATCCGAAGTAAGGAAACGGAGAAATTACAGCGTCGCCTGCAGGATGAGATACTTCCGGAAATGATGCGGTTGAGCCCAAACCTCCGGAACAAACTAAGCATGGACAACCTGATTGGGGAAGGCATGATGGACGACAAAAACCCGGATTGGCAGGATATTTTAAGCGATTCGCCCGGCTTGATGGACAAAATGGAAGAGTTATCGGAACTGCAGATGGAAGGTGCCGATGTGTTCATGGGCTCTTTTTCCATGTTGAAGAATTTCCCTTTCTTCAGTGAGTTTGTGAATTGGTTCGTACCCTTTTTCCCACAACATCCCGAAATTAGTAGCATAACGGGAGATAAAAGCGACGAAGCGACCAACACCTTCATGGAAGCTATCGTAAAATCGCCAATGCTTTGTAACTCCGATAAATACTCGTTTTGCCTGAGCTTGCAGAATATTCCGAATGAATACAAGAAAATGATGTCGGGTTCGCTTAAAGCGGAAATGGACCAGATGGAGGAACTAAAACAAGATGAGCTGGCCATTTCGCCCAACAAAGCTGCCGAAGTGGCTTCGAATCAATACATCCAGGATTTGTACCGATTCTTCAAATTGCATCCCAACCACACCGATTTTGAAGATGTCTTTTCCTGGCGGCTTGATTTTCATAACAAAAACACGTTCCGTCCTCTTTTACAAGAAAACTTGGGCATCCTCCGGAATATGGCCGAATTCTATTTTGCCAAGAACTATTTCAATGAGGCATCGGAAATTTATCTCATGCTTTTACAGGAAAATGAGGATGGCGAACTGTTGCAGAAACTGGCCTTTTGTTACCAGAAAACAGGCGACTACCGTGAAGCGCTCTCCTATTATCTGAAAGCCGATCTCTTCGATGTCAACAAAATCTGGAACCACAAGAAAATCGCACTCTGTTACCGGAACCTGAAAGAGCCCGAAAAAGCGCTGGAATATTACAAGCAAGCTGAGATTCTGGAACCCAACAACCTGAGCACACACATCTCCATCGGGCATTGCTATATGGAGCTGAAAAAGTACGAGGATGCATTAAAGTATTATTTCAAGGTAGAGTATCTATCTCCCGGAAACAAAAATGTTTGGCGCCCCATTGCCTGGTCATCGTTGCTGGTTGGGAAACTGGAGCAATCGGAGAATTATTACCGGAAGTTAACCGAAGGTTCGCCCAACAAATACGATCTGATGAACATGGGACACGTCCAGTGGTGCCTCGGGAACCGCAAAGAAGCGTTGGAGTGGTACCGAAAAAGTATCCGGGACAAAGAAAACTCGGAAGCTGAATTTATGGATGCCTTCGAGGAAGATTTGGAACATCTGCTTCGGCAGGGAGTCGATCAGGAGGACGTTCCGATCATGCTCGACCAGCTGCGCTATTCACTTGAATCGTAA
- a CDS encoding SDR family oxidoreductase, giving the protein MNSKHIVITGSTRGIGLGMARAFLSMGHVVSVSGRHRELVNAVARKLQNEFSPEKVAGFVVDVTAPRSVDQLWLKASLWKPVDIWINNAGIGPSGELFHHIYPEEIDEVIHTNLTGVINGTRVAYLHMKQQGAGAIYNMEGFGSDGRTMPGMTLYGTTKRAVRYFTHSFAKEMVEKKVLLGTLSPGMVVTGLLLESVKKAPAGPQQSIRIFNILADRVETVAPFLARKILENQKTDVRIAWLTKWKIFFRFFRSFFRKRAVFFNDDLNSSQN; this is encoded by the coding sequence ATGAATTCCAAACATATTGTTATTACAGGCTCAACGCGTGGAATCGGGTTGGGAATGGCACGCGCCTTCCTCTCCATGGGGCACGTTGTTTCCGTTTCCGGAAGGCACCGGGAACTCGTGAATGCGGTTGCCCGGAAACTGCAGAACGAGTTTAGTCCGGAAAAAGTGGCGGGTTTTGTTGTGGATGTTACAGCTCCCCGCAGCGTTGATCAGTTGTGGTTAAAAGCGTCTCTTTGGAAACCGGTTGATATATGGATTAACAATGCAGGAATCGGTCCGTCCGGTGAGTTGTTCCACCATATTTATCCGGAAGAAATTGATGAGGTAATTCACACCAACCTGACGGGAGTAATAAATGGAACCCGTGTGGCTTATTTACACATGAAACAGCAAGGCGCTGGAGCGATTTACAACATGGAAGGTTTTGGTAGCGATGGACGGACGATGCCGGGCATGACCCTGTATGGGACTACCAAACGGGCTGTTCGTTATTTCACCCATAGTTTTGCAAAGGAAATGGTGGAGAAAAAGGTTTTGCTCGGCACGTTAAGTCCAGGCATGGTGGTAACCGGTTTATTGCTGGAATCAGTGAAAAAGGCGCCGGCAGGCCCTCAGCAAAGCATCAGAATATTTAATATTTTGGCTGATAGGGTCGAAACAGTTGCTCCTTTTCTTGCCAGAAAAATCCTGGAAAATCAAAAAACCGATGTCCGAATTGCCTGGCTGACTAAGTGGAAAATCTTTTTCCGGTTTTTCCGGTCATTTTTCCGTAAGAGAGCGGTGTTTTTTAATGATGACTTAAATTCTAGTCAAAATTAA
- a CDS encoding YkvA family protein, which produces MRLRDFTKYYSPSSFRQKLKTYGGKAGIKVVYPALLLYYMLNDPEVSFKNKLYLAGALGYFIFPADAIPDFAPLIGFTDDVSILFLALSLLKENINDKHRELAREKLKEWFKNYSENELKAIETSF; this is translated from the coding sequence ATGCGATTGCGTGATTTTACGAAATATTACTCTCCGTCCTCCTTCCGTCAAAAGCTAAAGACTTACGGTGGGAAAGCGGGTATCAAGGTGGTCTACCCGGCTTTGCTGCTATACTACATGCTGAATGATCCGGAAGTTTCCTTCAAGAATAAGCTTTACCTGGCTGGCGCGTTGGGGTATTTTATTTTTCCCGCCGACGCCATTCCGGATTTTGCCCCGCTGATTGGCTTTACCGACGACGTCAGCATCCTTTTCCTGGCCCTTTCGTTGCTAAAAGAAAACATCAACGACAAACACCGGGAACTGGCCCGCGAAAAGTTAAAGGAATGGTTTAAAAATTATTCAGAAAATGAGTTGAAGGCAATTGAAACCAGCTTCTAA
- the dusB gene encoding tRNA dihydrouridine synthase DusB, whose amino-acid sequence MKIGELELGEMPLFLSPMEDVTYKSFRYICKKYGADVMSTEFISSEALIRDVNKTMRKMTLFEFDRPIAIQIYGANIDSMVEAAKLAETFHPNYIDINFGCPMKKIAGKGAGSGLLRDIPKMIEMASQIVRAVNLPVTAKTRVGWDDNDKPIVEMSERLQDVGIQMLALHGRTRQQLYTGEADWEMIGKVKSNPRFKIPLIGNGDINGPQKAKEALDISGVDGMMIGRGAIGRPWIFREIKHYFQTGEMLPPPTVPEIVEVIKEQLEQSLSWKEYEKQAIWEMRRHFARYFPGVPDFRELRIALLRAEEHGQVLEILDRIVAKYQDTRVDYTNISLK is encoded by the coding sequence GTGAAGATTGGGGAACTCGAACTGGGCGAAATGCCATTGTTTTTATCACCAATGGAAGACGTGACTTACAAGTCGTTTAGGTATATCTGCAAAAAATACGGAGCCGACGTCATGTCAACCGAATTCATCTCTTCCGAAGCGCTCATCCGCGATGTGAATAAAACCATGCGGAAAATGACGCTTTTCGAGTTCGACCGCCCCATCGCTATACAGATTTACGGCGCCAATATCGATTCGATGGTGGAAGCTGCAAAATTGGCCGAAACGTTCCATCCCAATTACATCGACATCAATTTCGGGTGCCCGATGAAAAAAATTGCCGGCAAAGGCGCCGGGTCCGGTTTGTTGCGCGACATTCCAAAAATGATTGAAATGGCCAGCCAGATTGTGAGGGCCGTCAATCTTCCGGTAACGGCAAAAACCCGCGTGGGTTGGGATGACAACGACAAACCCATTGTCGAAATGTCCGAGCGATTGCAGGATGTGGGCATTCAGATGCTGGCCCTTCACGGACGTACCCGCCAGCAATTGTACACCGGTGAGGCCGACTGGGAAATGATTGGAAAAGTGAAAAGCAACCCCCGTTTTAAAATTCCCCTTATCGGGAATGGCGATATCAACGGTCCGCAAAAAGCGAAAGAAGCGCTGGACATTTCGGGCGTTGACGGAATGATGATTGGCCGCGGGGCTATCGGCCGTCCCTGGATATTCCGCGAAATCAAGCACTATTTCCAAACAGGAGAAATGTTGCCTCCTCCTACGGTTCCCGAAATTGTGGAGGTCATCAAAGAGCAACTGGAACAATCACTTTCGTGGAAAGAATACGAAAAGCAAGCCATTTGGGAGATGCGCCGCCACTTTGCCCGCTACTTCCCGGGTGTGCCGGATTTCAGGGAGTTGCGGATTGCGCTCCTCCGGGCAGAAGAACACGGCCAGGTGTTGGAAATCCTCGATCGCATTGTTGCTAAATATCAAGATACACGCGTAGATTATACCAACATCAGTCTGAAATAA
- a CDS encoding CPBP family intramembrane glutamic endopeptidase translates to MRFRVLRTSGPFTQLMFSTLVVLILAIVALFVGFLLAMPIFHLSIGDMGAAMSNFSSPQGVVLMKYFQTVQSIGIFVIPPFIIAWVLSERPISYLHLDKITTLKSVILVMVLVYFANPMINWMAEFNSGLQLPDWLSGVQDWMKASEDQAGQITKAFLHVDGLGGMFFNLFMIGLLPAMGEELLFRGIVQRILKDWTKNAHAAIWLSAGLFSALHMQFFGFLPRMMLGALFGYLLEWSGSLWVPMIGHFVNNGSAVVISYLIDKGVVSSSVEKVGTSDGQGTYLAILSLIFVMVLLRSFYVQVRGGGELWTTTEEPGPPVD, encoded by the coding sequence GTGAGATTCCGAGTACTACGCACCTCAGGGCCGTTTACGCAGTTGATGTTTTCCACGCTGGTGGTTTTGATTTTGGCCATAGTGGCTCTGTTCGTTGGCTTTTTGCTGGCCATGCCGATATTCCATTTGAGTATTGGTGACATGGGCGCTGCCATGTCCAATTTTTCGTCGCCGCAAGGAGTGGTCCTGATGAAATACTTTCAGACGGTGCAGTCCATCGGAATTTTCGTCATCCCGCCGTTCATTATCGCCTGGGTTTTGAGCGAACGGCCGATTAGCTATTTGCATCTCGATAAAATCACTACACTCAAAAGCGTCATCCTGGTGATGGTGTTGGTGTATTTTGCCAACCCGATGATTAACTGGATGGCTGAATTCAATTCGGGTTTACAACTTCCCGATTGGCTTTCCGGTGTCCAGGACTGGATGAAAGCTTCCGAAGATCAGGCCGGACAGATTACCAAAGCCTTTCTGCATGTGGATGGTTTGGGCGGCATGTTTTTCAATCTTTTCATGATCGGATTGCTGCCGGCCATGGGAGAGGAGTTGCTTTTCAGGGGAATCGTTCAACGGATTCTGAAGGACTGGACGAAGAATGCGCATGCAGCCATCTGGCTCAGTGCCGGGCTGTTCAGTGCTTTACACATGCAGTTTTTCGGATTTTTACCAAGAATGATGCTGGGAGCGCTTTTCGGCTACCTGCTCGAATGGAGCGGTTCTCTCTGGGTTCCAATGATTGGGCACTTTGTAAACAATGGTTCCGCCGTAGTTATTTCATATTTGATCGACAAGGGAGTGGTCAGTTCCAGTGTTGAGAAAGTCGGCACATCGGACGGGCAGGGAACGTACCTTGCCATCCTCAGCCTGATTTTTGTAATGGTGTTGCTGAGATCGTTCTACGTGCAGGTGCGTGGGGGCGGAGAGTTGTGGACTACCACCGAAGAGCCGGGCCCACCGGTTGACTAA